A region of Coturnix japonica isolate 7356 chromosome 15, Coturnix japonica 2.1, whole genome shotgun sequence DNA encodes the following proteins:
- the STX2 gene encoding syntaxin-2 isoform X2 codes for MHLVEIQKENAEEARHCAVVCLSHRPQGMVLKCKGNEDGETVVVEKDHFMDDFFQQVEEIRNNIAKIAQNVEEVKKQHSIILSAPNPEGRTKEELEELNEEIKKIANKIRARLKAIEQSFAQSENANRTSVDLRIRKTQHSVLAHKFVEVMTEYNETQTLFRERSKGRIQRQLEITGKTTTDEELEEMLESGNPSIFTSDIISDSQITRQALNEIESRHKDIMKLETSIRELHEMFMDMAMFVETQGEMINNIEKNVMNATDYVEHAKEETKKAVKYQSKARRKLIFIIICVTVLLLILAIILGTTLS; via the exons ATGCATTTAgtggaaatacagaaagaaaacgCAGAGGAGGCACGGCACTGTGCTGTAGTTTGCTTATCTCATAGACCACAAGGGATGGTACTAAAG tgtaaaggaaatgaagatggAGAGACCGTTGTTGTTGAAAAAGACCATTTTATGGATGATTTTTTCCAACAG GTTGAGGAAATTCGAAATAACATAGCAAAAATAGCACAAAATgtggaagaagtgaaaaaacagcacagcatcaTCTTGTCAGCCCCAAATCCTGAAGGGA gaacgAAGGAGGAACTTGAAGAATTAAATGAGGAAATTAAGAAGATTGCTAATAAAATCCGAGCTAGGTTAAAAG CTATTGAACAAAGTTTTGCTCAGAGTGAAAATGCAAATCGAACGTCAGTGGAtctcagaataagaaaaactCAG cactcTGTGTTAGCTCACAAGTTTGTGGAGGTCATGACGGAATACAACGAGACCCAAACTCTTTTTCGAGAACGCAGCAAAGGTCGGATACAGAGGCAATTAGAGATAA CTGGAAAGACCACCACTGATGAGGAACTGGAAGAAATGTTAGAGAGCGGTAATCCTTCAATTTTCACTTCTGAC ATTATATCAGACTCCCAAATAACTAGGCAAGCTCTGAATGAGATTGAGTCACGGCACAAGGATATTATGAAACTGGAGACCAGTATACGGGAACTACATGAAATGTTCATGGACATGGCTATGTTTGTTGAGACTCAG GGTGAAATGATCAACAACATAGAAAAGAACGTAATGAATGCAACAGATTATGTGGAACATGCTAAAGAAGAGACAAAGAAGGCGGTTAAATATCAAAGTAAAGCACGAAGG aaattgATATTCATAATTATATGTGTAACTGTACTACTTCTGATACTTGCAATTATCCTAGGAACAACACTATCATAG
- the STX2 gene encoding syntaxin-2 isoform X1: MHLVEIQKENAEEARHCAVVCLSHRPQGMVLKCKGNEDGETVVVEKDHFMDDFFQQVEEIRNNIAKIAQNVEEVKKQHSIILSAPNPEGRTKEELEELNEEIKKIANKIRARLKAIEQSFAQSENANRTSVDLRIRKTQHSVLAHKFVEVMTEYNETQTLFRERSKGRIQRQLEITGKTTTDEELEEMLESGNPSIFTSDIISDSQITRQALNEIESRHKDIMKLETSIRELHEMFMDMAMFVETQGEMINNIEKNVMNATDYVEHAKEETKKAVKYQSKARRKLWIIIIVSLVLIAIIGLIIGLSVGIR; the protein is encoded by the exons ATGCATTTAgtggaaatacagaaagaaaacgCAGAGGAGGCACGGCACTGTGCTGTAGTTTGCTTATCTCATAGACCACAAGGGATGGTACTAAAG tgtaaaggaaatgaagatggAGAGACCGTTGTTGTTGAAAAAGACCATTTTATGGATGATTTTTTCCAACAG GTTGAGGAAATTCGAAATAACATAGCAAAAATAGCACAAAATgtggaagaagtgaaaaaacagcacagcatcaTCTTGTCAGCCCCAAATCCTGAAGGGA gaacgAAGGAGGAACTTGAAGAATTAAATGAGGAAATTAAGAAGATTGCTAATAAAATCCGAGCTAGGTTAAAAG CTATTGAACAAAGTTTTGCTCAGAGTGAAAATGCAAATCGAACGTCAGTGGAtctcagaataagaaaaactCAG cactcTGTGTTAGCTCACAAGTTTGTGGAGGTCATGACGGAATACAACGAGACCCAAACTCTTTTTCGAGAACGCAGCAAAGGTCGGATACAGAGGCAATTAGAGATAA CTGGAAAGACCACCACTGATGAGGAACTGGAAGAAATGTTAGAGAGCGGTAATCCTTCAATTTTCACTTCTGAC ATTATATCAGACTCCCAAATAACTAGGCAAGCTCTGAATGAGATTGAGTCACGGCACAAGGATATTATGAAACTGGAGACCAGTATACGGGAACTACATGAAATGTTCATGGACATGGCTATGTTTGTTGAGACTCAG GGTGAAATGATCAACAACATAGAAAAGAACGTAATGAATGCAACAGATTATGTGGAACATGCTAAAGAAGAGACAAAGAAGGCGGTTAAATATCAAAGTAAAGCACGAAGG AAATTGTGGATTATTATCATTGTGTCATTGGTGTTGATTGCCATAATTGGTCTGATTATTGGTTTGTCTGTTGGTATTCGGTGA
- the STX2 gene encoding syntaxin-2 isoform X4: MKDRLADLAECKGNEDGETVVVEKDHFMDDFFQQVEEIRNNIAKIAQNVEEVKKQHSIILSAPNPEGRTKEELEELNEEIKKIANKIRARLKAIEQSFAQSENANRTSVDLRIRKTQHSVLAHKFVEVMTEYNETQTLFRERSKGRIQRQLEITGKTTTDEELEEMLESGNPSIFTSDIISDSQITRQALNEIESRHKDIMKLETSIRELHEMFMDMAMFVETQGEMINNIEKNVMNATDYVEHAKEETKKAVKYQSKARRKLIFIIICVTVLLLILAIILGTTLS, encoded by the exons ATGAAGGACCGGCTGGCTGACCTGGCTGAG tgtaaaggaaatgaagatggAGAGACCGTTGTTGTTGAAAAAGACCATTTTATGGATGATTTTTTCCAACAG GTTGAGGAAATTCGAAATAACATAGCAAAAATAGCACAAAATgtggaagaagtgaaaaaacagcacagcatcaTCTTGTCAGCCCCAAATCCTGAAGGGA gaacgAAGGAGGAACTTGAAGAATTAAATGAGGAAATTAAGAAGATTGCTAATAAAATCCGAGCTAGGTTAAAAG CTATTGAACAAAGTTTTGCTCAGAGTGAAAATGCAAATCGAACGTCAGTGGAtctcagaataagaaaaactCAG cactcTGTGTTAGCTCACAAGTTTGTGGAGGTCATGACGGAATACAACGAGACCCAAACTCTTTTTCGAGAACGCAGCAAAGGTCGGATACAGAGGCAATTAGAGATAA CTGGAAAGACCACCACTGATGAGGAACTGGAAGAAATGTTAGAGAGCGGTAATCCTTCAATTTTCACTTCTGAC ATTATATCAGACTCCCAAATAACTAGGCAAGCTCTGAATGAGATTGAGTCACGGCACAAGGATATTATGAAACTGGAGACCAGTATACGGGAACTACATGAAATGTTCATGGACATGGCTATGTTTGTTGAGACTCAG GGTGAAATGATCAACAACATAGAAAAGAACGTAATGAATGCAACAGATTATGTGGAACATGCTAAAGAAGAGACAAAGAAGGCGGTTAAATATCAAAGTAAAGCACGAAGG aaattgATATTCATAATTATATGTGTAACTGTACTACTTCTGATACTTGCAATTATCCTAGGAACAACACTATCATAG
- the RAN gene encoding GTP-binding nuclear protein Ran: protein MAAQGEPQVQFKLVLVGDGGTGKTTFVKRHLTGEFEKKYVATLGVEVHPLVFHTNRGPIKFNVWDTAGQEKFGGLRDGYYIQAQCAIIMFDVTSRVTYKNVPNWHRDLVRVCENIPIVLCGNKVDIKDRKVKAKSIVFHRKKNLQYYDISAKSNYNFEKPFLWLARKLIGDPNLEFVAMPALAPPEVVMDPALAAQYEQDLQIAQTTALPDEDDDL from the exons ATGGCCGCCCAAGGAGAGCCCCAAGTGCAGTTTAAG CTTGTCCTGGTCGGTGATGGTGGCACCGGTAAAACAACATTTGTAAAACGTCATTTGACTGGtgaatttgagaagaaatatgTAG CAACATTGGGTGTTGAAGTTCATCCTCTGGTATTCCATACTAATAGAGGCCCTATTAAATTTAATGTATGGGACACAGCTGGCCAGGAGAAATTTGGTGGTCTGCGAGATGGCTATTACATCCAAG ctCAATGTGCCATTATAATGTTTGATGTAACATCAAGAGTTACTTACAAGAATGTACCCAACTGGCATAGAGACCTGGTACGGGTATGTGAAAACATCCCTATAGTGTTGTGTGGCAACAAAGTGGATATTAAGGACAGAAAAGTCAAGGCAAAATCCATTGTCTTCCACAGGAAGAAGAATCTTCAG tattaTGACATTTCAGCCAAGAGTAACTACAACTTTGAGAAGCCGTTCCTCTGGCTTGCTAGGAAGCTAATCGGAGATCCTAACTTGGAATTTGTTGCCATGCCTGCTCTTGCACCACCTGAAGTTGTTATGGACccagcactggcagcacagTATGAGCAAGACTTACAG ATTGCTCAAACCACTGCACTGCCAGATGAAGATGATGACCTGTGA
- the STX2 gene encoding syntaxin-2 isoform X3, which produces MKDRLADLAECKGNEDGETVVVEKDHFMDDFFQQVEEIRNNIAKIAQNVEEVKKQHSIILSAPNPEGRTKEELEELNEEIKKIANKIRARLKAIEQSFAQSENANRTSVDLRIRKTQHSVLAHKFVEVMTEYNETQTLFRERSKGRIQRQLEITGKTTTDEELEEMLESGNPSIFTSDIISDSQITRQALNEIESRHKDIMKLETSIRELHEMFMDMAMFVETQGEMINNIEKNVMNATDYVEHAKEETKKAVKYQSKARRKLWIIIIVSLVLIAIIGLIIGLSVGIR; this is translated from the exons ATGAAGGACCGGCTGGCTGACCTGGCTGAG tgtaaaggaaatgaagatggAGAGACCGTTGTTGTTGAAAAAGACCATTTTATGGATGATTTTTTCCAACAG GTTGAGGAAATTCGAAATAACATAGCAAAAATAGCACAAAATgtggaagaagtgaaaaaacagcacagcatcaTCTTGTCAGCCCCAAATCCTGAAGGGA gaacgAAGGAGGAACTTGAAGAATTAAATGAGGAAATTAAGAAGATTGCTAATAAAATCCGAGCTAGGTTAAAAG CTATTGAACAAAGTTTTGCTCAGAGTGAAAATGCAAATCGAACGTCAGTGGAtctcagaataagaaaaactCAG cactcTGTGTTAGCTCACAAGTTTGTGGAGGTCATGACGGAATACAACGAGACCCAAACTCTTTTTCGAGAACGCAGCAAAGGTCGGATACAGAGGCAATTAGAGATAA CTGGAAAGACCACCACTGATGAGGAACTGGAAGAAATGTTAGAGAGCGGTAATCCTTCAATTTTCACTTCTGAC ATTATATCAGACTCCCAAATAACTAGGCAAGCTCTGAATGAGATTGAGTCACGGCACAAGGATATTATGAAACTGGAGACCAGTATACGGGAACTACATGAAATGTTCATGGACATGGCTATGTTTGTTGAGACTCAG GGTGAAATGATCAACAACATAGAAAAGAACGTAATGAATGCAACAGATTATGTGGAACATGCTAAAGAAGAGACAAAGAAGGCGGTTAAATATCAAAGTAAAGCACGAAGG AAATTGTGGATTATTATCATTGTGTCATTGGTGTTGATTGCCATAATTGGTCTGATTATTGGTTTGTCTGTTGGTATTCGGTGA